The Rhopalosiphum maidis isolate BTI-1 chromosome 1, ASM367621v3, whole genome shotgun sequence genome has a segment encoding these proteins:
- the LOC113561232 gene encoding uncharacterized protein LOC113561232: MDSKSKATVHAVRAAVFTEYGGSPHVFKRACSSAKRACDLDPNTSQWFYIYSLALTTQRQFLQSHKSTPTDNEKNAVQKAIMLSDGNNTIFNYHRMILDRDTAIQYYHDNKNNHDKFWIEKNRQANEMIVKMIKTIISMEPKDPLLVVKCARTIMTLPIMVRDLNLGKQYLTKAYEMAPNDATVLKAIEKTVEVYKDISKKQRTRTTETKNNYPASKNRKPKLGSDLGFIVKKQKNGEDPIPYLTDLISKYNGLDKSKIIAQLCSYIILFTNNLRSGVEEFIKLIEIPGMANNYIITQHFSSFGSKKFHLAELICNEIRLATNSSSTAPDDMLYFFKMLTKIMETCNLQMKDVDSSLKAKLIIDSSAKSLLPNNTPYESGTGSSDNESDVEKVFVKRSTRRCKFKQNIDPKVFFKMPEANKGSNGRKDKSSGNHFPSRNYQNKNHPANTTAAIDEMNFKMAKFLNISSGQESRYFENSNILTTENLRNVQTQSQVEEYTHQLYQHISANNNTHQHQINIPGTSTGYYGRYNTGNPAFPNVSSMSEYSQFNNQLPPSLLSIRPQINQQNPKPRSDKSRQNKWTTKNK; this comes from the exons ATGGATTCTAAATCAAAAGCCACTGTACATGCAGTACGTGCAGCTGTATTTACTGAGTATGGTGGAAGTCCTCACGTTTTTAAAAGAGCTTGTAGCAGTGCAAAAAGAGCATGTGATTTAGATCCTAATACTTCGCagtggttttatatttattcacttGCTTTGACAACTCAAAGGCAATTTTTACAATCACATAAATCGACTCCAAcagataatgaaaaaaatgctgTTCAGAAAGCAATTATGTTGTCTGAtggaaataatactattttcaatTACCATAGAATGATATTAGATAGAGATACTGCGattcaatattatcatgataataaaaataatcatgataAATTTTGGATTGAAAAAAATCGCCAGGCAAATGAAATGATTGTTAAAATGATCAA aactaTTATAAGCATGGAACCAAAAGACCCTCTCTTGGTAGTTAAGTGTGCTAGAACAATAATGACACTTCCAATTATGGTTCGTGATTTAAATTTgggaaaacaatatttgacaAAAGCCTATGAAATGGCACCAAATGATGCAACTGTTTTAAAAGCTATTGAAAAAACAGTTGAAGTTTATAAAGATATA tccAAAAAACAAAGAACTAGAACAactgaaactaaaaataattatccagCATCGAAGAATAGAAAACCAAAATTAGGATCCGATTTAGGATTTatcgtaaaaaaacaaaaaaatggagAAGATCCTATTCCTTACCTTActgatttaatttctaaatataatggactcgataaatcaaaaattatagctCAGCTAtgttcttatataatattattcacaaacAACCTAAGATCTGGCGTCGAAGAGTTTATTAAGTTGATAGAAATACCAGGAATggccaataattatataataacg caACATTTTTCATCATTTGGTTCAAAAAAGTTTCACTTAGCAGAACTTATTTGTAATGAAATAAGGTTGGCTACAAATTCAAGTAGCACTGCTCCTGATGATATgttgtacttttttaaaatgttaactaaaATCATGGAAACTTGCAACTTACAGATGAAAGATGTTGATTCATCTTTGAAAGCCAAGCTAATCATTGATTCTTCTGCTAAATCTTTATTGCCAAATAATACACCATATGAAAGTGGAACAGGTTCATCAGATAATGAGAGCGATGTTGAAAAAGTTTTTGTAAAACGCAGTACTAGAAGATGTAAGTTTAAGCAAAATATTGATCctaaagtatttttcaaaatgccTGAAGCAAATAAAGGATCAAATGGAAGAAAAGATAAATCTTCTGGTAATCATTTTCCCTCaagaaattatcaaaataaaaaccaccCCGCAAACACAACTGCAGCAATTGatgaaatgaattttaaaatggccaagtttttaaatatttcttctgGTCAAGAATcaagatattttgaaaactctAATATTTTGACAACTGAAAACCTTAGAAATGTACAAACACAATCACAAGTAGAAGAATATACCCACCAGTTATATCAACATATTtcagcaaataataatacacatcaaCATCAGATAAATATACCGGGTACTTCAACAGGATATTATGGTAGATATAATACAGGTAATCCTGCATTTCCAAATGTTAGTTCTATGTCTGAATATtctcaatttaataatcaactaCCACCTTCATTACTTTCTATAAGACCTCAAATTAATCAACAGAACCCAAAACCTCGTTCGGATAAGTCAAGACAAAATAAATGGactaccaaaaataaataa